The Nomia melanderi isolate GNS246 chromosome 3, iyNomMela1, whole genome shotgun sequence genomic interval TGGAAAAATTTGCTTCGGTAAGGAATAATCGAGACCTGATTGACTTTGCTCTTTGAACTTTTTGGATATTTATACTGGCAACATTTTGTAGGTTCTGAAAACCTCAATGTCTCACTTTATGGTACTCTATTCTCTTCAATGAGCCCGTTCGTTGATAGCATATAGTTTgctgttaacattaaaatactGCACGCTAGTAACTGTTAATAGGTGTAAGTTTAATTGTGTGTAACATCAGCTGGAACGTTATACAAAGAATCTACGTTCCATTCCTTGGTGACAGCAATATAAGTCCACGCAAAATCagattatttatagaattaatattCAGATTGGAATTTTCCATAGAGTGTAAATGATTGTACAATACACGTTCCGTCAGAAgtaagaaatattgattaagCATAAAACACGTAAGAATATTACTTGATTACCAACCAATCACAAATCTACTCTTTTATCAGAGATAACCTGCCTGTCatgtaatgttttaattaataacggAATGCTATTATTAAGGATTACATTGTTAAAGATGCTGCGATAGAAAAATACGGTAAAATAAAACTCATACCCTTCAGAACTCAACAGCATTCGATCCTTCGTCTTATAGCGCAAAGTACTCATCCCTTAGCTACTGCCCTTTAGACCATTCGGAGATCCACATTCGACCAACTCAGAACAACGACTGCGTCAATTCCAGGCGTAACCTGGTCGCACGTGCGCGACTGTAAACTATGCGTACGGACGTCAACGCAAGTGTTTCTTTTCTCACGAAAAATGGAAATTCAAGAGAACGAAAATATTGAAGGATTATTTCTTTCTAACTGTTCAACTCTTTCTCCGCAATTTTTTCCATAGATTCAGAAGGGACTATCGAATTCTTAGACTTCGCTAAACGCGATTTAAAGCTAGTATTTCCGTTCGTTGCGTTTTACATTGACCGTCGGAGAATATCGGAAATTATAGCTTACAGCTATGGAGAGACAGCTATGGTGACAGTTCAGCTATAGAGTGGGGAGAACGGAGCTTAGCGACAGTTTTCGTCACAGTTGCGAATCATCATCGGCGCGAGGAACATGGGGAAGTCAGTGAACATCTTCAAGACTCAGTACTTCAACTTTTGCCGGATACTGTTGATTGCCACGGGCCAATGGCCTTATCAAAATAAAGTAGTAGCCATACCGCTCAGAAGTGTTATTTGTACCATGttaataatcattataaatgCACAGGTAAGATATCAGTTcacaataaagaaaaagaatttaatggTTGTCTCAGAAACGAGGAATCATTTCCGTTATTCGAAGAGAATCCTTTCAAGGAATCATTCACGTCCGAGTCGTTGTTTTATTCAGTTGTAATTAGAATGAGCTTTGGAAGATTCAGTTGCATTTGTGAATGTAGTTCAACAACACTAGTTAGAACTACTGCAACAACAGTTAGAACTACAGTAAGGAATCTATGCACGTGATGTTTTACTTTTACTTGTTGACAGTCGATGTTAGTTGATAAAGTTACTATTTTCTGTGGAACAACATAAAAATGTGTACGGCATTCTATTTTCAACAGATCTGTAAAATCTACGAATCGGGGAACAGCGTGCAAACACTTGTCGAGACCGTACCGTATTTACTAAGTGCCGTAATTCCTGCTATGAGATACAGAAATAGTTTGATGAACATAAAGAGGGTATGTTcgtttaattattagaaatgttaaatattatatttatttacatatattgtGCCGGAGGAAAATTCATAGACAAATTCATAGAAATTCATTGAAGTTCGAACTGCCTGATTTCGTAAACTGTTGCTAACAGAGGTCTTAAATTTTCTCAGACAgtgtaacgtgttaattaatttcatatagtatgATCAACATTGAGAAAAGTACAATTATACTTTCAGAGGAAAAACCTGTTCGACAGGATTAAATACGATTGGGAGTGTGCGGTGCTGAACAACGAAGATCATATTTTTGAATCTTACGCTAAAGGAGCATGGAAACTGTCCATGGTGTACGCTAGTAAGAGAAGATTCCTGCTTAATAGCTTTCGCTGAGAGAactgattaataatttcataaatattttaatttcttacccAAACCCTCATATATACGCTACCCTTATTCATCTTAGATTCTAGAGTCAAATATAAGCAAATAATGTTCTCATGAGCAAGTCACAGAATCTTTTGTCTCAAACAAGGAAAGAACTCTCTCTTCATTCTAGATTTATTGGTTTCAGCGATTTTGAATTCAATGATGGTATTGTATGTTATCGTTGAAATCGTGCTGTTGGTACTGAATAGGCTGTCTTCGTGGAGCTTCACTAGTCTATCGCATTTGCCGATTCAAGTCGAGTTCTTTATAGACGAGgacaaatacttttattatattttggcCTTTACTAATTTGACAGTGTCTACGGGATGCATGGCCCATCTCGCTTTAGATATGGAAATGAATATCATCATTAACCACGCGTGCACAATGTTCGCTATCGTTGGGTGAGTATTCGCGAATAGGAATTCCTTGTGGTGCGTTCTAATGACCAAATAAATCCTCCGCAGACAGCGTTTGGAGAAGGTATTCCGTATTAATTTGGATGAACATAAAAAGAGAGCTCACGTCAATCAAATGCTTATTCGTACCATCAAGTATCACAGAGACGCCCTGCAGTTAGTACCTTCCGTCCACAGATCTGTAatttgaactttgatttgtcgcgaaTAAATTTACGTGTTGCTGCGTTCTTCATTTTTTTAGGTTTGTGGACTGCATAAGTTCTTACTGCTCAGGGTTCTATGTACTTTCTTTCTATATACTATTGGTCAACTTCAGCATATTGTCGTTTCACGTGAGTACATATCAGTGATGATAAGCAATCTAAAATTCTAGTTATACCATTTACataatattacttaaaaaatgtttcttctgtATGAATTATATGATATTTGTAAGGCACAATGAAATGGAATACATTTAATTACGATTGAAATGAAAAGAGTTGCAGCTGCAAATGACTTGtcagaattttccattttacttcTAGAACAGTgtgagaaacaaaattttaggTTTGCCCTTAAGAGATTGGAATGTAAGACTTACTGAAAAAATCTAtggaagaaagagaatttttattgaaacagtataattatttcatcacgggtcaaaataaaacaatcaaccTAGATCAAACAACACATTCAAGCACACTTTCCAGAACATTCCTTCATTAGCATGCAATAACTTCACGcatatttgcaatattctaaattcatataaaacaaaCATCACTAAcatgaaaatcaatatagagaaaatcaatttggcCCAGAATATTCCTGTgctttgaacatttattcaaaacgcgctcacgcacagtcgcgtcattcatctatctCACACACATTCGTCACTCATTAATATATCTActctcacactcaaatacatccattccggcaaatctaaataataaatatattttgataacatcatattttaacattgataatattaatgtttaggCATGGACAGTTATAAGGGCATTCGAGCGCTTGGAGATTTTCGTTTTTCCCGTACTTTCTTTTTCCGGAGAATGTGTAATGGCAGCTTACAACACCGTTTTAATGCAGTGGATTATAGACGCCAGTTCCGCCGTTTTTCATCGAGCGTAAGTAATCGAACTATTTATCCCCACTCATTAATCTTCAAATTTAATACCTCCAATATGGCGGAATTATTTGTGAGCATCTTCGGAAATATGTATGTCTAAATGTTTTAAGGGGATATGTAGAATTTACACTTGGTGTGAGTGCTTTAGTCTGGAATAAACTGGATGTGATTATTTAAAGAACGAGTGCGGGTAGATGTTTGGAAAAATCTTGAGTGCGAATGAAGAGTATTGGGGACTGAGTGGACCGCTGAGTGCATGGGTCAGAGAGTATCGCCAAGGTTCTGCGTGGGATTGGGTGGTCAAGAAATTGTCACAGTGAGGAACTGTGTGAATAAGAGTCTGAGGGAataagagaaagagatagaacaTGAGAAGAAGTGAGTGCGGTAGAGTAAGGGTGTAAGAGAGTAAGTGAGTAAGAGAATGAGATAGAAGAAGATGGAGAGTATGTGACTAAAGTCTATAGGGGTGGTTGATGAAAGTGAAATGGCGCATTCCACGAGAGTCATGGAGTCAGCTAATACCGTGACGTTATTTGAATAGTCCTTTTTGTGACTTGTTTTTTGCTGGTAAACTTGTTATTTATTAACCGGAGAGTTTAGTGAGTTGCTATCTTTTTACCACTGTATCACATGGGGTTTCCTAAAAACAATCCCTGCACATACTTGGATGTCAGTGACATCTGTTGGCCGCAATAATAGTAAATGTTGCAGTTATTGCGGCGAATGGTACACTGCGCCAATCTCACAGCAGAAGACATTGCTGCTAATCATGCGGAAATGTATGAAACCAGCTGCTATCACGTTTGCCAACGTTTTTACCTTATCAATGCAAAAGTATGCTATGGTGAGAGACACCGCTTAATCGACTTGGCAGCTGAGGCTTTTCGGAACTACTTAATTGTGATTTCTTGCAGGCTGCGGAAACAGTGTTCAGCTACTTTATGGTGCTTTGCTCCCTTCAATGACCACATTCATTTATGTCCTGTAGTTATCTTTTAGTAATAAACTTTTTGAATAGGAAGTGATTACATGTTTTCACAAGATTGATTGTACGAAACATTTGCAGGTTGCGTCAGGTATTGTCTATATTGAATTCCTTTATGACCGTAGGATAAGTTCATGTTGGTGGTTGTGGTAAATTATAGGATTAATATTAAGATTGAAATTTCTTACAAGAATTAAAAAAAGACTTGTCCTTAACAACAATAGATGTGTAACATAAACTGGTATTTCTTAAAAAGGATctatgttttatttttcgatGACGGCAGTATAAGTTCGCGCAAAGACGGATTAGATATAGAACTAGTATCAAGATTATTACTTCTAATAAAGAATAACTGGTTGTAGAATACATGTTTCTTCGGAAGtaagaaatgtaatttattaaccATAAAACACGTAAGAATATTACTTGATTACCAACCAATCACAAATCTACTCTTTTATCAGAGATAACCTGCCTGTCatgtaatgttttaattaataacggAATACTATTATTAAGGATTACATTGTTAAAGATGCTGCGATAGAAAAATACGGTAAAATAAAACTCATACCCTTCAGAACTCAACAGCATTCGATCCTTCGTCTTATAGCGCAAAGTACTCATCCCTTAGCTACTGCCCTTTAGACCAGGCAGAGATCCACATTCGACCAACTCAGAACAAAGACTGCGTCAATTCCAGGCGTAACCTGATCGCACGTGC includes:
- the LOC143174330 gene encoding uncharacterized protein LOC143174330 isoform X1, which encodes MGKSVNIFKTQYFNFCRILLIATGQWPYQNKVVAIPLRSVICTMLIIIINAQICKIYESGNSVQTLVETVPYLLSAVIPAMRYRNSLMNIKRRKNLFDRIKYDWECAVLNNEDHIFESYAKGAWKLSMVYATILNSMMVLYVIVEIVLLVLNRLSSWSFTSLSHLPIQVEFFIDEDKYFYYILAFTNLTVSTGCMAHLALDMEMNIIINHACTMFAIVGQRLEKVFRINLDEHKKRAHVNQMLIRTIKYHRDALQFVDCISSYCSGFYVLSFYILLVNFSILSFHAWTVIRAFERLEIFVFPVLSFSGECVMAAYNTVLMQWIIDASSAVFHRAYCGEWYTAPISQQKTLLLIMRKCMKPAAITFANVFTLSMQKLRKQCSATLWCFAPFNDHIHLCPVVIF
- the LOC143174330 gene encoding uncharacterized protein LOC143174330 isoform X2 gives rise to the protein MGKSVNIFKTQYFNFCRILLIATGQWPYQNKVVAIPLRSVICTMLIIIINAQICKIYESGNSVQTLVETVPYLLSAVIPAMRYRNSLMNIKRRKNLFDRIKYDWECAVLNNEDHIFESYAKGAWKLSMVYATILNSMMVLYVIVEIVLLVLNRLSSWSFTSLSHLPIQVEFFIDEDKYFYYILAFTNLTVSTGCMAHLALDMEMNIIINHACTMFAIVGQRLEKVFRINLDEHKKRAHVNQMLIRTIKYHRDALQFVDCISSYCSGFYVLSFYILLVNFSILSFHAWTVIRAFERLEIFVFPVLSFSGECVMAAYNTVLMQWIIDASSAVFHRAYCGEWYTAPISQQKTLLLIMRKCMKPAAITFANVFTLSMQKYAMAAETVFSYFMVLCSLQ